Proteins encoded in a region of the Streptococcus sanguinis genome:
- the comGA gene encoding competence type IV pilus ATPase ComGA: MVQEIAKEMIRQARQEGAQDIYLIPKTTCYELYMRIGDERRFIKTYDFELLSAVISHFKFVAGMNVGEKRRSQLGSCDYDCEEAKVSIRLSTVGDYRGFESLVIRLLHDEDRELRFWFEQLPELRKKIQARGLYLFSGPVGSGKTTLMYHLAQLKFSGQQVMSIEDPVEIKQEAMLQLQLNETIGMTYDILIKLSLRHRPDLLIIGEIRDQETARAVVRASLTGATVFSTIHAKSVRGVYERLLELGVSEDELRMVLQGVCYQRLIGGGGVVDFVSQNYQEHEAAVWNQQIDQLFAEGHISAEQRQTEKIVYA; this comes from the coding sequence ATGGTTCAAGAAATTGCAAAAGAAATGATCAGGCAGGCTCGGCAAGAAGGGGCGCAAGATATTTACCTCATTCCTAAGACTACTTGCTATGAGCTTTATATGAGAATTGGTGATGAACGCCGCTTTATAAAGACTTATGATTTTGAACTTCTGTCAGCTGTTATCAGCCACTTTAAGTTTGTCGCAGGTATGAATGTTGGAGAGAAGCGCCGAAGTCAGCTGGGGTCTTGCGATTATGACTGTGAGGAAGCCAAGGTTTCAATCCGGCTGTCGACAGTTGGGGATTACCGTGGTTTTGAAAGTCTGGTCATCCGACTTCTGCATGATGAAGACAGGGAGCTGCGCTTTTGGTTTGAGCAATTGCCGGAGCTGCGCAAGAAAATTCAGGCTCGCGGTCTCTATCTTTTCTCGGGTCCAGTCGGCAGCGGCAAGACGACCTTGATGTACCATTTGGCTCAGCTTAAATTTTCTGGTCAGCAGGTTATGTCGATTGAAGATCCGGTTGAGATTAAGCAAGAGGCTATGCTGCAGCTGCAGCTGAACGAAACCATTGGCATGACTTATGATATTCTGATTAAGCTGTCTCTGCGACATCGACCGGATCTCTTGATTATCGGGGAAATCCGTGATCAAGAGACGGCTAGAGCAGTGGTTCGGGCAAGTTTGACTGGAGCTACAGTCTTTTCGACCATTCATGCTAAGAGTGTTCGAGGGGTCTATGAGCGGCTTTTGGAATTGGGTGTTAGCGAGGATGAGCTAAGAATGGTGTTGCAAGGTGTTTGTTACCAGCGTTTAATTGGGGGAGGGGGTGTCGTTGATTTTGTCAGTCAAAACTATCAAGAGCACGAAGCCGCAGTCTGGAATCAGCAGATTGATCAGCTTTTTGCAGAAGGACATATCAGTGCTGAGCAAAGGCAGACCGAAAAAATTGTCTACGCCTAA